In a genomic window of Flavobacterium sp. KACC 22761:
- a CDS encoding 2OG-Fe(II) oxygenase encodes MQNIQSKIASQNWESITESMHENGFAIIPKILSNEQCEDLKFDYDNPNLYRKTVVMEHYRFGLGEYKYFNYPLPDLIQNIRSLIYPKLAPIANAWMKALNINTAFPINHEELLKQCHDNNQLKATVLILKYGKSGFNTLHQDLYGDVYFPIQIVLFLSDPDEDFTGGEFVLTQQTPRAQSKAIVLKPKKGDILVFTTNFRPIKGTKGYYRVNMKHGVSEIHSGERYTLGIIFHDALT; translated from the coding sequence ATGCAAAATATACAATCAAAAATTGCTTCTCAAAATTGGGAAAGCATCACCGAATCTATGCATGAAAATGGCTTTGCCATTATTCCAAAAATTCTCAGTAACGAACAATGTGAGGATTTAAAATTCGATTATGACAATCCAAATTTATACCGAAAAACCGTTGTTATGGAACACTATCGTTTCGGTTTGGGTGAATACAAATATTTCAATTATCCTTTGCCAGATTTGATTCAAAACATTCGTTCTTTGATTTATCCGAAATTAGCACCGATCGCAAATGCATGGATGAAAGCCTTAAATATCAACACTGCTTTTCCAATAAATCATGAAGAATTACTAAAACAATGTCACGATAATAATCAGTTAAAAGCGACTGTTTTGATTCTTAAATATGGTAAAAGTGGCTTTAATACTTTACATCAGGACTTGTATGGCGATGTTTATTTCCCTATTCAAATTGTGCTATTCCTTTCTGATCCCGATGAAGATTTTACCGGCGGAGAATTTGTATTGACACAACAAACGCCAAGAGCGCAATCAAAAGCAATTGTTTTAAAACCTAAAAAAGGAGATATTTTAGTTTTCACAACCAATTTCAGACCAATAAAAGGTACCAAAGGTTATTATCGAGTTAATATGAAACATGGGGTGAGCGAGATTCATTCGGGCGAAAGATATACATTAGGCATTATTTTTCATGATGCATTGACTTAG
- a CDS encoding MmcQ/YjbR family DNA-binding protein yields the protein MISIEEFRKLALSFPDATEEPHFEKTSFRIKKKIFATFDEKNNHAVLKLNEIDQSVFCASSEKIFYPIPNKWGTQGWTIVELSKVRPEMFEDALKLSYENVAPKKK from the coding sequence ATGATTTCAATTGAAGAATTTAGAAAATTAGCATTATCATTTCCAGATGCAACCGAAGAACCTCATTTTGAGAAAACCTCTTTCCGAATCAAAAAGAAGATTTTTGCCACTTTTGACGAAAAAAATAATCACGCTGTTTTAAAATTAAACGAAATTGATCAATCTGTTTTTTGTGCTTCTAGCGAAAAGATTTTTTATCCAATTCCGAATAAATGGGGAACACAAGGCTGGACAATTGTTGAACTTTCAAAAGTAAGACCGGAAATGTTTGAAGATGCTTTAAAGCTTTCGTATGAAAATGTTGCTCCAAAAAAGAAGTGA
- a CDS encoding Ada metal-binding domain-containing protein — translation MIKHIEISDSALRIKIKNAEICFGGNQKLKIYGTLKCSSGKRMKRENRVFFLSENEAIKNGFRPCGHCMKTEYQNWKNGLI, via the coding sequence ATGATAAAGCATATTGAAATTTCAGATTCAGCTCTTCGTATTAAAATTAAAAATGCGGAAATTTGTTTTGGTGGAAACCAAAAATTAAAAATCTACGGAACACTAAAATGTTCTTCAGGAAAAAGAATGAAACGAGAAAATCGGGTTTTCTTTTTATCTGAAAATGAAGCTATAAAAAATGGTTTCAGACCTTGCGGTCACTGTATGAAAACCGAATATCAAAACTGGAAAAATGGACTTATTTAA
- a CDS encoding methylated-DNA--[protein]-cysteine S-methyltransferase, with product MNTQETINYNRIAEAIDYIKANFKEQPNLDEVAEKVHLSPFHFQRLFSDWAGTSPKKFLQYMSIEHAKKLLKENQATVSETAFETGLSGTSRLHDLFVNIEGMTPAEYKNGGKNLEINYSFAESPFGNIIVASTQKGVCFMAFAEEEEIGFQDLKHKFPNAQFSKKLDLAQQNALFIFQNDWSKLSEIKLHLKGTDFQLKVWETLLKIPMGQLSTYGNIAHQIQKPNASRAVGTAIGSNPVAFLIPCHRVIQSSGVFGGYMWGNTRKTAIIGWEGAQVNSGL from the coding sequence ATGAACACACAAGAAACCATTAATTATAATCGTATTGCCGAAGCGATCGATTATATCAAAGCAAATTTTAAAGAGCAGCCCAATCTTGATGAGGTTGCAGAGAAAGTACATTTGAGTCCGTTTCACTTTCAGAGGCTTTTTAGTGATTGGGCAGGAACCAGTCCGAAGAAATTTTTACAATATATGAGCATCGAGCATGCCAAAAAACTACTCAAAGAAAATCAGGCAACCGTTTCTGAAACTGCTTTTGAAACTGGACTTTCAGGAACAAGCCGACTTCACGATTTATTTGTAAATATCGAAGGAATGACGCCTGCTGAATATAAAAACGGGGGAAAAAATCTCGAAATAAATTATAGTTTTGCCGAAAGTCCGTTTGGGAATATAATTGTTGCTTCGACTCAAAAAGGCGTTTGTTTTATGGCTTTCGCCGAAGAAGAAGAAATCGGATTTCAGGATTTAAAACATAAATTTCCGAATGCTCAATTTTCTAAAAAACTAGATTTGGCTCAGCAAAATGCTTTATTTATTTTCCAAAACGACTGGAGCAAATTATCTGAAATAAAACTTCATTTAAAAGGCACCGATTTTCAACTTAAAGTTTGGGAAACTTTATTAAAAATCCCAATGGGTCAACTTTCTACTTATGGGAATATTGCGCATCAAATTCAAAAACCAAATGCCTCTCGCGCAGTTGGCACAGCCATTGGCAGTAATCCTGTTGCGTTTCTAATTCCGTGTCATCGTGTCATTCAATCTTCAGGAGTTTTTGGAGGTTATATGTGGGGAAATACTAGAAAAACAGCTATTATTGGCTGGGAAGGCGCGCAGGTAAATTCTGGATTATAA
- a CDS encoding DMT family transporter, which produces MKNFLFLFIAIIFEIIATSALKKSSEFTKLVPSIITVIGYCGAFYCLSFAIRTIPVGFAYAIWSGVGIVLITAIGAIFFKEISDLPAIIGLSFIIIGVIIINVFSKTVAH; this is translated from the coding sequence ATGAAGAATTTTTTATTTTTATTTATCGCCATAATCTTCGAAATCATCGCTACTTCAGCATTAAAAAAATCTTCAGAGTTCACTAAACTAGTTCCAAGCATCATTACTGTAATTGGATATTGTGGTGCATTTTACTGCTTAAGTTTTGCAATTCGAACCATTCCTGTTGGTTTTGCTTACGCGATTTGGTCTGGCGTCGGAATTGTTTTAATTACAGCAATTGGCGCTATATTTTTTAAAGAAATATCTGATTTACCTGCGATAATTGGATTGAGTTTCATTATCATTGGTGTTATTATCATTAATGTTTTTTCTAAAACTGTGGCGCATTAG
- a CDS encoding alpha-ketoglutarate-dependent dioxygenase AlkB family protein, whose amino-acid sequence MDLFNPETDENTNLLPKDGTVNYYGKLFSRPEADFYRDILLNTIEWKNDEAIIFGKLILTKRKVAWYGDQEFEYTYSNTTKKALPWTTELLELKKIIEEKTGETFNSCLLNLYHSGEEGMAWHSDAEKDLKKNGAIGSLSFGAERKFAFKHKESKETVSLILEHGSLLIMKDETQTHWLHRLPPTKTTQKPRVNLTFRTIVR is encoded by the coding sequence ATGGACTTATTTAATCCTGAAACTGACGAAAACACCAATTTACTTCCGAAAGATGGAACGGTGAATTATTACGGAAAATTATTTTCGAGACCAGAAGCCGATTTTTATCGAGACATACTTTTAAATACAATCGAATGGAAAAATGACGAAGCCATCATCTTTGGAAAATTAATTTTAACCAAACGAAAAGTAGCTTGGTACGGCGATCAGGAATTTGAATATACATATTCGAATACCACAAAAAAAGCATTGCCTTGGACAACAGAACTTTTAGAATTAAAAAAAATCATTGAAGAGAAAACTGGTGAAACGTTCAATTCTTGTTTGCTGAATTTATATCATTCAGGCGAAGAAGGAATGGCTTGGCACAGCGACGCCGAAAAAGATTTGAAGAAAAATGGTGCAATTGGTTCTTTAAGTTTTGGTGCCGAGCGCAAATTTGCTTTCAAGCATAAAGAATCTAAAGAAACGGTTTCTCTTATCCTAGAACATGGAAGCTTATTGATCATGAAAGATGAAACACAAACGCATTGGTTACATCGGCTTCCGCCAACAAAAACTACTCAAAAACCAAGAGTAAATTTGACTTTTAGAACTATCGTAAGATAG
- a CDS encoding glycoside hydrolase family 3 N-terminal domain-containing protein: MKKITTFALLMAALFATAQQQTIDQKVNDLLKKMTIEEKIGQLNQYTGDNQATGPITINPNKESEIKAGLIGSMLNIIGTKYTRQYQQLAMQSRLKIPLLFGQDVIHGYKTTFPIPLAEAASWDLAAIELAARVAATEASASGIHWTFAPMVDIGRDPRWGRVMEGAGEDTYLGSKIAYARVKGFQGNKLGDLNSVMACVKHFAAYGAGVGGRDYNSVDMSERMLLETYLPPFKAALDAGAATFMNSFNDLNGIPATGNAHLQRDILKGKWNFQGFVVSDWGSIGEMVAHGYSKDLKEAAYSAITAGSDMDMESNAYRYNLAALVKEGRVSIDLIDDAVKRILRKKFELGLFDDPYKYSDDKRAEKVLGNPENRKAALEVAEKSIVLLKNENQTLPLSKNLKTIAFIGPMVKEYKANMGFWAVELPEVNYDKWVVSQWDGLQNKVGKNTKLLYAKGCEVDGDNKDGFAEAVATAKQADVVILSIGERHNMSGEAKSRSDLHIPGVQEDLVKEIMATGKPVVVLVNAGRPLIFNWTADNAPAIVYTWWLGTEAGNAIADVLFGDYNPSGKLPMTFPREVGQVPIYYNHFSTGRPAKNEDSKNYVSAYIDLKNSPKFPFGYGLSYTKFNYSDLKLSSTKIKSNETIKVSFQLSNVGKVAGEEVAQLYLKDKFGSVVRPVLELRDFQKVKLNPGESKTIEFTIDKEKLSFYNNKLEWVAEPGDFEVMIGASSADIKLRADFELVQ; this comes from the coding sequence ATGAAAAAAATAACCACATTTGCCTTGTTGATGGCAGCGCTTTTTGCGACAGCTCAGCAGCAGACAATAGATCAGAAAGTAAATGATTTATTGAAAAAAATGACTATTGAGGAAAAAATTGGTCAGCTTAATCAATATACAGGTGACAATCAAGCAACAGGACCAATTACAATAAATCCCAATAAAGAATCTGAAATTAAAGCAGGATTGATTGGTTCGATGCTGAATATCATTGGAACAAAATATACAAGACAGTATCAGCAATTAGCAATGCAATCACGTCTTAAAATTCCGTTGTTGTTTGGTCAAGATGTTATTCATGGTTACAAAACAACATTCCCGATTCCATTGGCTGAGGCAGCAAGCTGGGATTTGGCAGCAATCGAATTAGCAGCTAGAGTCGCAGCGACAGAAGCATCTGCAAGTGGAATTCACTGGACATTTGCTCCAATGGTCGATATTGGGCGTGACCCAAGATGGGGAAGAGTTATGGAAGGAGCAGGAGAAGATACTTATCTAGGTTCTAAAATTGCTTATGCACGCGTAAAAGGTTTTCAAGGAAATAAGTTAGGAGACTTGAATTCGGTGATGGCTTGCGTGAAACACTTTGCTGCTTATGGTGCTGGTGTTGGCGGAAGAGATTATAACTCAGTTGATATGAGCGAAAGAATGTTGTTGGAAACCTATTTGCCACCATTCAAAGCGGCTTTAGATGCTGGAGCAGCAACTTTTATGAATTCGTTCAATGACTTAAACGGAATTCCAGCTACTGGAAACGCACATTTGCAACGCGATATTTTAAAAGGAAAATGGAATTTTCAAGGTTTCGTAGTTTCTGACTGGGGATCAATTGGTGAAATGGTAGCGCACGGTTATTCAAAAGATTTGAAAGAAGCTGCTTATTCGGCAATCACTGCGGGAAGTGATATGGATATGGAAAGTAATGCATACCGCTACAATCTTGCAGCTTTAGTAAAAGAAGGAAGAGTTTCAATTGATTTGATTGATGATGCAGTGAAACGTATTTTACGCAAGAAATTCGAATTAGGTTTGTTTGATGATCCATACAAATATTCAGATGATAAAAGAGCTGAAAAAGTTTTAGGAAATCCTGAAAACCGAAAAGCCGCACTTGAAGTTGCTGAGAAAAGTATCGTCTTGTTGAAAAACGAAAATCAGACTTTGCCACTTTCTAAAAACCTGAAAACTATTGCTTTTATTGGTCCAATGGTGAAAGAATACAAAGCCAATATGGGATTCTGGGCTGTTGAATTACCAGAAGTAAATTACGATAAATGGGTAGTTTCGCAATGGGATGGTTTACAGAATAAAGTTGGAAAAAATACCAAATTGCTGTACGCAAAAGGATGTGAAGTTGATGGGGACAACAAAGATGGTTTTGCAGAAGCAGTTGCAACTGCTAAACAAGCTGATGTTGTAATTTTAAGTATTGGTGAAAGACACAATATGAGCGGTGAAGCAAAAAGCCGAAGCGATCTTCATATTCCTGGCGTTCAAGAAGATTTAGTAAAAGAAATTATGGCAACTGGAAAACCGGTTGTGGTTTTAGTAAATGCTGGAAGACCACTTATTTTCAATTGGACTGCAGACAATGCTCCCGCAATTGTATATACATGGTGGTTAGGTACTGAAGCTGGAAATGCAATCGCTGATGTTTTATTTGGAGATTACAATCCGTCTGGAAAATTGCCTATGACTTTCCCAAGAGAAGTAGGACAAGTGCCAATTTATTACAACCACTTCAGCACAGGACGTCCTGCAAAAAATGAAGATTCTAAAAACTATGTTTCAGCTTATATCGATTTGAAAAACTCACCAAAATTTCCATTTGGATACGGTTTGAGTTATACAAAATTCAATTATTCTGATTTGAAATTATCTTCAACAAAAATCAAAAGCAACGAAACAATTAAAGTTTCTTTTCAATTGTCGAATGTTGGAAAAGTAGCGGGTGAAGAAGTGGCGCAACTTTATTTAAAAGACAAATTTGGATCTGTAGTGCGACCAGTTTTAGAATTAAGAGATTTCCAGAAAGTGAAATTGAATCCAGGTGAATCTAAAACAATTGAATTTACAATTGATAAAGAAAAACTTTCTTTCTACAATAATAAATTAGAATGGGTTGCTGAACCAGGCGATTTCGAAGTAATGATCGGAGCTTCTTCAGCAGATATAAAACTTAGAGCAGACTTTGAATTAGTACAATAG
- a CDS encoding patatin-like phospholipase family protein codes for MKKTSYLFVFLFLLSLPQIIFSQEKKPKVVLVLSGGGAKGIAHIPLLQKLDSLHIVPDLIVGNSMGSIIGGLYAMGYSGDSIENLTKSINWDKLLGGGQSLRSVSAEEKREFQRYVVGIGVKDGKLNSIGSLLNDQNLREYLSELTFPVYNVRDFDSLPIPFRAMATDLVEGKEVILSKGSLAYAMRASMSLPAIFKPMPYEKSVLVDGGVLNNFPTDVAQKMGADIIIGSDVGGGLEPIDKLNNVMTILMQTSMFPSNIKNPENRDRCTILVDHLPNLRFSTADFADSDEIYKDGKIATNQNLAALIALSEKLKAFPQRTHALSDMPKEFVLDTIVYKKISPENMPLVVGRANLKTHVKYTTKDLIAGINRAMGTNLFDEITYSYFVKDGDKLGITLFGSERAKNQLNTSIHYDTYRGVGIIFNYTGRNVLADASRLLITADIAEQPKGRINYQKNFGGHREWWWASEAYGALLRQEIYINGKASDNILYNAFEFNNEINRNLNSLKSYFGFGLNYHYTNLKPKYDREYNPNSISLTNYNFNNIELNMHYSYNDMDKVFFATNGTIIKSNIARSFLTDINSSYSDPDITDISGSTNGYTKFGFSFERRLPIEKKITGIIGFDSYFIFQDKLKNGDIPFSDFGYAAKYFIGGIIPSSGSNRFSFAGLHEDELNATQYMGLKLGSQVNITGKIYVIPHFNIATVGFGTFNDYIDHAFTPKGKWDDNFEPSLVLSGGAAISYQSILGPIHFDTSWINNIDKVRLFFSVGLSLNP; via the coding sequence TTGAAAAAAACATCTTATTTATTCGTCTTCTTATTTTTATTAAGCCTTCCGCAGATTATTTTTTCTCAGGAAAAAAAACCTAAAGTCGTTTTAGTTTTAAGCGGTGGCGGAGCAAAAGGAATTGCACATATTCCGCTTTTACAAAAACTAGATTCGCTACATATTGTTCCAGACCTTATTGTTGGAAACAGTATGGGAAGTATCATAGGAGGACTTTATGCTATGGGATATTCTGGCGATAGTATTGAAAATTTAACCAAAAGTATTAATTGGGACAAACTTCTCGGCGGAGGCCAATCCTTACGATCTGTAAGTGCCGAAGAAAAACGAGAGTTTCAAAGATATGTCGTGGGAATTGGTGTTAAAGATGGAAAACTTAATAGTATTGGTTCTCTTTTAAATGATCAAAACCTAAGAGAATACCTTTCTGAATTAACCTTTCCCGTATATAATGTTAGAGATTTTGATAGTCTCCCAATACCTTTCAGAGCTATGGCAACCGACTTGGTTGAGGGAAAAGAAGTTATTTTAAGCAAAGGCAGTTTAGCTTATGCTATGCGCGCCAGTATGTCATTGCCTGCGATTTTCAAGCCTATGCCTTACGAAAAATCAGTATTAGTAGATGGAGGAGTTTTAAACAATTTCCCTACTGATGTTGCCCAAAAAATGGGAGCTGATATTATTATTGGAAGTGATGTTGGTGGCGGATTGGAACCAATAGACAAACTCAACAATGTTATGACCATATTGATGCAAACCAGTATGTTTCCTAGTAATATTAAGAATCCTGAAAATCGTGATCGATGTACAATATTGGTCGATCATTTACCCAACTTACGTTTCTCAACTGCTGATTTTGCAGACAGCGATGAAATCTACAAAGACGGCAAAATAGCAACAAATCAAAATCTTGCTGCTTTAATTGCTTTATCAGAAAAACTAAAAGCATTTCCGCAACGAACTCATGCATTGTCTGATATGCCCAAAGAATTTGTTCTAGACACCATAGTCTATAAAAAAATAAGCCCAGAAAATATGCCATTGGTTGTTGGAAGAGCAAATCTTAAAACCCACGTAAAATATACAACCAAAGATTTAATCGCCGGTATAAACAGAGCCATGGGAACTAATCTTTTTGATGAGATTACCTATAGCTATTTTGTCAAAGACGGAGACAAACTCGGAATTACATTGTTTGGATCTGAGCGCGCCAAAAATCAGCTCAACACCTCCATACATTATGATACATATAGAGGTGTCGGAATCATTTTTAATTACACCGGCAGAAATGTTCTTGCAGATGCATCTCGTCTTCTAATCACTGCCGATATTGCCGAACAGCCAAAAGGCAGAATCAATTATCAGAAAAATTTTGGGGGCCACAGAGAATGGTGGTGGGCATCTGAAGCTTATGGAGCCTTGCTGAGGCAGGAAATTTATATTAATGGTAAAGCCTCAGACAATATACTTTATAACGCTTTTGAATTCAACAATGAGATAAACAGAAATTTAAATTCGCTGAAAAGTTATTTTGGTTTTGGCCTAAACTATCATTACACGAATTTAAAACCAAAATACGATCGAGAATACAATCCAAACTCAATTTCATTAACCAATTACAACTTTAACAACATCGAACTCAACATGCATTATTCTTATAATGATATGGATAAAGTTTTCTTTGCTACAAACGGAACAATCATAAAATCAAATATAGCTCGATCATTTCTTACCGATATTAATTCCTCATATTCTGACCCAGATATAACAGACATTTCCGGCTCAACAAATGGCTACACAAAATTTGGCTTTAGTTTTGAAAGGAGACTGCCCATAGAAAAGAAAATTACAGGAATAATAGGATTCGATTCTTATTTTATTTTTCAAGACAAACTCAAAAATGGTGATATTCCATTTTCAGATTTTGGTTATGCTGCAAAATATTTCATTGGAGGCATTATACCAAGTTCAGGCAGTAATCGATTTTCATTCGCAGGTTTGCATGAAGACGAACTCAATGCTACACAATATATGGGTCTTAAACTCGGATCTCAAGTAAATATTACCGGAAAAATTTATGTGATACCTCATTTCAACATCGCAACCGTTGGCTTTGGTACTTTTAACGATTATATAGATCACGCCTTCACCCCAAAAGGAAAGTGGGATGATAATTTTGAGCCTAGCCTTGTATTATCTGGAGGAGCCGCAATTTCGTATCAATCCATTTTAGGCCCAATTCATTTCGACACTTCTTGGATCAATAATATTGATAAAGTCAGATTGTTTTTCAGCGTAGGATTATCGCTTAACCCATAG
- a CDS encoding glycoside hydrolase family 30 protein, which yields MKNINKKLQILLLLPLIAVQIKCGTSKNTAANSGKAESWITTTDETSKLKKQPDLVFNSDANSNQTITVDASQKFQTIEGFGFSLTGGSAQTILKLDKAKREALLQELFSRKNDAIGISYLRISIGASDLNEVVFSYDDMPEGQTDLKLEHFNLGPDLKDVVPVLKEILAINPKIKIMGSPWSPPVWMKDNGSSKGGSLQPKYYQVYAEYFVRYIQAMKAQGIVIDAITPQNEPLHPGNNPSMLMLAEQQADFIGNNLGPAFKAAGIKTKIIVYDHNCNKPEYPLTILKDPKANPYVAGSAFHLYEGDISALTTVHDAFPNKDLYFTEQYTGSKSSFENDLKWSVKNVVIGSMRNWSKNALSWGLANDEYYKPFTPGGCSTCKGALMIDQNQNIKREVGYYIIGHASKFVPEGSVRIGSNIAGNLHNAAFKTPSGQIVLIVENDGTAAETFNIKYNQKQISTTLNAGAVATYVW from the coding sequence ATGAAAAACATCAACAAAAAACTTCAAATTTTACTTTTACTGCCTTTGATCGCAGTTCAAATAAAATGCGGAACTTCAAAAAACACAGCGGCCAATTCTGGTAAAGCTGAGTCTTGGATTACTACGACAGATGAAACATCAAAATTGAAAAAACAGCCAGATTTGGTTTTTAATTCTGATGCAAATTCGAATCAAACCATTACGGTTGACGCTTCGCAAAAATTCCAAACTATTGAAGGTTTTGGATTTTCTTTGACAGGAGGAAGCGCTCAAACCATTTTGAAATTGGATAAGGCTAAAAGAGAGGCATTGCTTCAAGAGCTTTTTTCAAGAAAAAATGATGCGATTGGTATAAGTTATTTAAGAATCAGTATTGGTGCTTCAGATTTGAATGAAGTAGTTTTTTCGTATGATGATATGCCAGAAGGACAAACCGATTTAAAACTGGAGCATTTTAATCTTGGACCAGACTTGAAAGATGTCGTTCCGGTTTTAAAGGAGATTTTAGCCATAAATCCGAAAATTAAAATTATGGGTTCGCCGTGGTCGCCACCAGTTTGGATGAAAGACAACGGAAGCTCAAAAGGTGGTAGTTTACAGCCAAAATACTACCAAGTTTACGCTGAATATTTTGTGAGATATATTCAGGCAATGAAAGCGCAAGGAATTGTAATTGACGCTATCACGCCTCAGAATGAACCTTTACATCCGGGAAACAATCCGAGTATGTTGATGCTGGCTGAACAACAAGCAGATTTTATTGGAAATAATCTAGGACCAGCTTTTAAGGCAGCCGGAATCAAAACTAAAATTATTGTTTACGATCATAATTGCAACAAGCCAGAATATCCTTTGACGATTTTAAAAGATCCAAAAGCAAATCCTTATGTTGCAGGTTCTGCATTTCACTTATATGAAGGTGACATCAGTGCTTTGACAACAGTTCATGATGCATTCCCGAATAAAGATTTGTACTTCACAGAGCAATATACGGGATCAAAAAGTAGTTTTGAAAACGATTTGAAATGGAGTGTAAAAAATGTTGTAATTGGTTCTATGCGCAACTGGAGTAAAAATGCACTTTCATGGGGATTGGCAAATGATGAATATTATAAGCCATTTACGCCAGGAGGTTGCTCAACTTGCAAAGGTGCTTTAATGATTGATCAAAATCAAAACATTAAGAGAGAAGTTGGATATTATATTATTGGTCATGCTTCAAAATTTGTTCCTGAAGGTTCAGTAAGAATTGGAAGCAATATCGCAGGAAACTTACATAATGCGGCTTTCAAAACTCCATCAGGACAAATTGTTCTAATTGTAGAAAATGATGGAACGGCAGCAGAAACATTCAATATCAAATACAATCAAAAACAAATTTCAACTACTTTAAATGCAGGTGCAGTAGCAACTTACGTTTGGTAA
- a CDS encoding NUDIX hydrolase: MLKDIIENNENYQPGLSIDCVIFGFHDNQLKVLLIKVATNPKWSLPGGFIPIDQDIDTAAVTILNDRTGVDGIFLRQFATFGKVKRNDQHFDKQVLEYLEIEEAKGKWLMRRFVTIGYYALVDFLKTIPKPSSEFEIIEWIDHKEVPELILDHREILDKALDTLRMELNLMPIGYNLLPEKFTMPELQKLYETILDKKLDRRNFLRKITNIGIVKKLDEKKSNVAHKAPNLYSFDKEKYDEVLKNGLSQGW, from the coding sequence ATGTTAAAAGACATTATAGAAAATAATGAAAATTATCAGCCGGGATTGTCAATTGATTGCGTCATTTTTGGCTTTCATGATAATCAACTCAAGGTTCTTCTGATTAAAGTGGCAACAAACCCAAAATGGTCTTTGCCTGGTGGTTTCATTCCTATTGATCAAGATATTGATACTGCCGCAGTTACTATTTTGAACGACAGAACTGGTGTTGATGGCATTTTTTTAAGACAGTTTGCGACTTTTGGAAAAGTGAAACGCAACGATCAACATTTTGATAAGCAGGTTTTAGAATATCTAGAAATTGAAGAGGCAAAAGGCAAATGGCTGATGCGACGTTTTGTGACAATTGGTTATTATGCTTTGGTCGATTTTTTGAAAACAATTCCGAAACCTTCGAGTGAATTTGAAATTATAGAATGGATTGATCATAAAGAAGTTCCCGAATTAATTTTAGATCACCGTGAAATTCTTGATAAAGCATTGGATACTTTAAGAATGGAACTGAATTTAATGCCCATCGGTTACAATTTATTGCCAGAAAAATTTACAATGCCTGAACTTCAAAAATTGTACGAAACGATTTTGGATAAAAAGTTGGACCGAAGAAACTTCCTCCGAAAAATAACCAACATTGGAATTGTAAAAAAACTTGACGAAAAGAAAAGCAACGTAGCACACAAAGCACCGAATTTATATTCTTTTGATAAAGAAAAATACGATGAAGTCTTAAAAAATGGACTGAGTCAAGGTTGGTAA
- a CDS encoding GNAT family N-acetyltransferase: protein MFLKKATIADLPEMQELFVQTIQSVCKNDYNPDQIEAWISGVKLTQRWIDVIEKQLVLLAIIENKIVGFGTLKDGNYIDFFFIHKDFQRKGIANKILTELELEAKKQHSKTIISDVSITAKPFFEKKGFVVKAEQKNIVKDVEIINYKMEKEIKY from the coding sequence ATGTTTCTCAAAAAAGCCACAATCGCAGATCTTCCAGAAATGCAGGAATTATTCGTCCAAACCATTCAATCGGTCTGTAAAAACGATTACAATCCTGATCAAATTGAAGCTTGGATTTCTGGCGTAAAACTCACACAGCGCTGGATTGATGTTATCGAAAAACAATTGGTTTTACTTGCTATAATTGAAAATAAAATTGTGGGTTTCGGAACTTTGAAAGACGGAAATTATATTGATTTCTTTTTCATTCACAAAGATTTTCAAAGAAAAGGAATTGCCAATAAAATCTTAACCGAATTAGAACTTGAAGCTAAAAAACAGCATTCAAAAACAATAATTTCAGACGTAAGCATAACCGCAAAACCGTTTTTTGAAAAGAAAGGATTTGTTGTAAAAGCGGAACAAAAGAACATAGTCAAAGACGTTGAAATTATTAATTATAAAATGGAAAAAGAAATTAAATATTAG